actggttgcacaatcagcaaaattgcactaattgtaccctacttgtctctaggttagtataggatattatgtgtattattatattatattatacctgcccccacctctcatatgctaaagtatGGAGCTGCTCTACAGgatctcaacttgatggctctcacaccccatGGTGTAACTTGTTGTTCTgaggattcttgatctcctgagaccttctcctcagctctggcttgtccttgtactcattctccttgctcacctcttgctgcCTCTCAGATTTACAATAATTATAGTagcgtaggtaagagttaaccttcattttggggtcagatggctgagcggttagggaatctgactatcaatctgaaggttgcaggttcgattcttagccatgcaaaatgatttgtgtccttgggcaaggcacttcaccctacttgcctcgggggaatgtccctgtacttactgtaagtcgctctggattagagcgtctgctaaatgactaaatgtaatgtaacatgtttgccttgtaattgatttcattcatttgcaatgttattacctgtatatttcatttaaccttactttgaccattcttgctctgatttaacccattgAGTCAAAGAACTATAATtatatttgtattggcattatttggttcatgttaatatactgttcagtttcccatcttcctttaaaccataggggaattagtttgggttgtttggccaatatttaacccctaCAAACAACTTAAATGAATGAAAATCACAATGACATTACAGCCCAACAGTGAAGCAGGACAAGGACAATGATAACTGAACTCAAGCTTACTGAAAATGTGTTGAATGTCCCTTGCTCGCTCATGTATGTGGGAATGTTGGTCAGAGATCCGCCATActaggaggatgaggaggatgacagCAGCCGCATATACAAGACCTGTAAACCATGAGACACATATTACATAGACACACTAATTATATATAATAATTACATCCTAACAGTTTATTATATCAAACATGCTGATCTCACCTCGCAATCTCATCTTGACGATTAGATGACCTACTATGAGGTTTGCAATGTCATTTAATGACAAAGTACGTCTGCATCGAAAAACACCGAAGTCTTGACAATTTCTGCCATCCTGTCAGACCGGCTCAACAGCATACAATTTCCCCACGCCCACTAAACAAAACTGATTTCAGCATTCAGTCACAACATGTGTGGTGTAGCCTTTGGAAAAGGATATGGGTTTGACTTGAATAACGAGCTTGTTGAGGCTATTCCAGGTAGCCTggaatagggttagggttgagcctcaccctgaactctgagttgtgTTAGTCTAAAATGGGAAACTCAGACTTTTCAGTTCCAGAAAAGCGATTTGcatttgttaactcaactcggagtacctcaactctgagttaagtACGGACATGacactattaaaagccaacatcaatggagctcctatactaggatccaccatggcacccggcgacaaaaaacgttgtcctacttcaccacacttcagatataagttttatttcgtgtttatggtcaatctgagcacatattccggaaaatagcaacacggctgtagcagcgtacaattggcgtgggagacaaactgccgagtcaatgcatacatttgaatgtaatAGCCAGTCTGTAGGTGAGAAATTAAGACTATATGTATGCAGCTGGTTGATGCGTTGTGTTCGCTCCCGGTGTGTCTGTCAGAACACAACTCTGCACACTGCTTTCTTTTGCTGATTTATTAAACGGAGTTTCTTACATGCGTGAAATGAGAGtggtgctgaaacaacacagaacGCACTAGTAAAACAATTAGACTACGATCATGCTCCCGGCAGCATATGACAGAATATTAAACCAATATTAGCCTATTGACATTATATTGTAATGgaaactagagggtacaatttctggggaaattgtagggtgtgcttgcttgcgtcggttgcacaggggtccgttttgaatgacatttttacaactgatatttctgtatattttatataaaaatgcatacttattatttataaagattacatagatttaaaagcattagaagcagtagaagatggaatcgtgattcgaacagtaccatctgctaactgaaaatatgcccccaaaaacgtaaataagcttgacatttatttagtggaaaatcgctcattcataaaaagctcactggtagcgatcagtcagtaacaacgcaaaatgcgatatagccctgtgtggagaagctgccccggtaaattctactactgactacagtacagtactagactactgctgtgttcgtcttggtagcgattgcgttggttgaattcgatgtaacgttccgttgtacggtttaggctgaaattaattattttcatgaacagattgacaaagtttaggctgtggcaatgaagttaaggttagtagttacatAGATTTTTGATTtcagtaaggagagtgccgaacatgttctgtcgccgtttgacttcctaaacagctgtgtctcgcgtaggctacagcgtttcagtgagcaacactggtttgaaaccacaggtaatgataatttcacccacaaatcgtttacttgtaatgtaatgtcataataaatcctacaacgaaaatgtatttgtgaggaatgtttatgttaacgattgaaaacagatgcatcatagatatGTCTatgtcatagaccactgtagtatgtgttgcccgggcaacagaggctaatgtcatgatgctaatacttcagtgacatagtagactactgtttccgaaagtagatgtacttccttaataaaatcagcttatattgtacattacacgtcacaattgtgtgtcatatcacaaagtaaaattagtaaatagttatcaccctggcctctttgcttgtgacgtttctgcagctgccttgcagtaaagcagttagcttagctatctcccagaagttaacgagctgctaaactaatgttctgctagaggtaggcaaagcacacccaatgagctgCGGGCTCATTTAATTAGTGGTTGCAGGTGTGACTGATTATAGGGGGTATAGAGGAGGGGTTAAAAGGGGGACTGGGCCGAGACAGAGGTAGGCTGGTCGGAGCGTGAGCATTCTGGGAGACGGGTGGCGAGCGTTCGCAGTCACAAGGGCTGCTGGCGACGAAGTCAGTGAGTGAGAGGGGTTAGTGTTCCTGTGGCAGGATGGGAGGAGTATTTGCCTCCTGTAGCAGCTATAGGGCGGGGAAAGTAGGAGAGTGCTCCGTTGCTAATTGACGACCTGACCGCAACGACTTTTAAGCCGACAACGCGTCCAGCTAACACATTCAGCCCGGAGAGTGTACGACGCCCAAGCTCAGACCCCGGGGGAGGGTCTCGCCAAGCGGCGGCTAAGTATCCAATTATTGACTTGTCTTGTCCATTTTAAATAGCTTTATTAAATTACCTGGCGGTGGGAGAGAACAGGGTGCGAGGAGCAGTGCACCGTCCATAGTGGGTAGTTGGGTCTCCCCTATACACGTGTGACGTAGCataggtgtgtgttccagtgagtGCCAGAGTGCAGTGGCGTTGGGGTGTGGCCCAGCTTTGAGAGTGCAGTGACGTTGGGGTGTCTACTGGGGGTTTGGCCCAGCTCTGAGAGTGCCGTGCTTTCACCGGattggggagggtggagtgtgGTCCAGGGAGAGCCCAACTTCCTTAAATGTAATATATACCTAATAAAGACCTTTTTTATATTGTTACAAGCTTGTACTTGTGTTCTTCCAGCCTGACATACTTGGCAGTAATTTCCTGCTCCACGAACAAACCCACATTTATTACAATATCAATGAATTCCGATCGCTGTTGAAAACGAAACTTAACATTCCACATACAATGATCCGAGAATATAAACTATAGAATTAAATATGGTTAAACTATCACAGGACAACAAAACGAACAACTTTAGTCATGAACGCACTCTTTTCTAAACCAAAGATTATTGACTACGAGCATAAGCAATACAACCAACCGTTATTTTCTAAAGATTCTAACTGATGAACTTAGACGGTCTCTTATTGGCTGATCCCACCAGACTTTCTTacagtccatacattgaacatttaatcccactgtccgttaatattacaggagaAAAAGTGGTGGATTTAAGAAAAtaacatgttcaatgttatattaaatataaaaacatactacgaacaggtaagacatattttgcttaggctACACTCGTGATTGTAGCCTCgacgtcaccttggttttaatcatatttgACGATGCgaagtaaatatcaattggtgcccATTTCAACTTCGTAGTAGCCGTTTccccccaacagaatgcttttcatcaaaggatgatgattaagatgacgaagagacattgactgctgcggcagaaatggatgcagagaatgatgtagctactggtagttctctccccatgtattttatttacaggcttgggtggaattgtcagttacacggACATTATGAGAATTGTTACAAATCTACGCCTGTAAAAGGAGGGAACCTGAGCCCTGCCACCGCTCAGGGGATCCGAGGCCAGGGAAAGGTGTTTGTAGAGCAAGGAGTGTGAGCGAGGACACAGAAACGAATGGTACCGATGGAATACTAAGGCTTTATTTTGCCGCCACGGTATAGTCAATAACAGAAACGGTAATAAAAATAATCAGGGACAAGGGGACGGCTGGACAGGACCAAAGAAAAGAAATCAACATACAGTTCCCAAAGCTAAACACAAAGCAACTGACACACGAATGAGGTGTCCTAACCAAAAATACAGGAGTGGTCTGCCCAGGTCTAGCTGGTGTATATATACAGTGATTAATCCCTACGGGTGATGTATACCCCGGGGAAGCTCTAACTACTCCCCAGCCCCTTAACAAAAGAAGAAAACTGTTCTGAACCACACTTAACACtacaaacaaaccaacacaaCAAGACAAAAGAAAACTCTTCACAAGGACAATAGTCAACACAGAGGGGAATCCAAAAACAGTACAAACACATGTAGGCcttacccacacacaacacactgctaCAAAAAGCCAACGACTTATTCCCCCCCTTAAAAAACACAGAATGGCACTATATATACTGGTGGAAGGATGGTGTATGACAGGAACCAGGTGAACCGGAttatggaggggaggagtcatGCATAGGTGTTGACTGGCTGAGATGATTTGCGCCACCTATGGGGAAACAGACAGCAcagcagggaacacacacaaacaacacacaaaacacaaacacagaatgccATAGACTGGGGGTCGTAAcaagaataatgaatataaaaaacgatttgcacattctgctcctgttgaacagagcatggatgctgtAGATGTTTATTTAagggtgaattctgcatgtggaacagATCTAGAGATGTGTAGGCCTAtttagggcagaagaataaaggctaatcttgaaatagatttgctggaacaccagttacaggtgggtgcatggtcacaggtgatgtgaataatgttaattgtaggaacaatagcctatataaatagcctactcgttgttaatttgtatttgtaggcaatgaagaagaacAAATTACATTTCAATGATTtggtctttatttcagtgccaaaaagcatttggttgGTTCTGAGTGCAGGTCCGCGGTGTGTAGCCTACCTAACATTAGCAATgtaagggctgagaatgttgctaaaataaattaCGGAGTGTGAcggaaacggtaacgttaacttaggtattcatcagggaattaaagtaggctacatcaaaTCGCGGTTTTATAATCCTCTCCCGACGTATAAGCAAATTACATTTTGTCCGAGATCGGTCGGCTGAgccaggaaaggacaccccatgtctgtCAACTCATGCTCAGAAAGTGGGATGTATAGGTAGAAATGCAGAGTTTGTCATGAAAAACCTGCTAGCTGGTATGTTAGGTTCacagagtaagttaccatggacactgaccaaaagttttcgttacctctctttgtGGAACGGAAAACCCAGTTTGCCTCATTTAAGGGTAACCCAACAAATGTTTTCAAATATTTTTCTATTGAAGTTAAAACTCCTTTGAGGGATCCTTCAAAAAATCTATTCCACCTTAGTAATAGATGCTCAGATGCCTCCCTGAGATCCTCTGGGATTACAGTGTGTCAGATCTTCCTGGGAAAGCAGCCTCCAATCTCAACAACCTCTGGCCAGCCCTCATAAATGTTGCTCGTCGGATCACTTACAGCAACCTGACCAGTGAGAGACAAATCACGCTGTACGGTTATAGACAGGTAttagacacactcacagaccccATGAAGATGGTGGGTAAATAAAAACATTGGGGCCAACCTTTTCAAATGGACTTTTCTCATTTGTTCCAGCACCCCCAGCAAAGACCCAGCTATCTCTGTGTTTAATAGACTTGATCATGGTGCTCCCGAGTGCATCAAATATTTCCCTCATTTCGTCTGTCAACCTGGAGAGGAGAATTGACCAGGAAGAGAAAGTTGTTGTACTGTACAGTGCATGCAAAAAGTTATAGTGACAAATTGAAAGtttaaatttattttttacatactTTGTTGTCACATCATCAAATGACGCGACCAAAACAATCATTCCAGGCTTAATATCTTTCAAGAATGCCAGGATATCTTCAGGTTCTTAAAAAAAAgcattatataaaaataagagcTAATTAAATTGCTAAGAATTTAAATTGTTATAGTTATTTTTACTTTTACTTACTTCCAATGAGCATATTAAGGTAGGAAAACTTCTCAACAGTCCCATTCTCACCTAGACAtaacatacacagacagctaTAGTATTCAAGTAGCAACATCAATTACAATAGTGCATTGGATTTCCAATCTGTAgaacctggggggtattccagaaagcaggtcatgtgacatacctgggtaagttaactccccagctgacaccaagCGTTGTAGCAAAATTGgcagtaggttgctgcaacattgtgaatcagctggtgttAACTTACCTGGTTATGTTGCTTAACCtactttctggaatacccccctgctgTTGTCAATATTTGACAGTTTTTCACCAAGCAGTTGACCTTTGTTCTGTGCCTATAGGATAAGTGGGaaagtttgtgtatgtatgtgtgtacatatgcATAAGCTGATGTATACTTACCATTCACCACCACCATGTTAATTCCAGGTCCCACATTGTTAATCACTCCACTCATCACACTATGAAGAAACGACCAGGAAgataaagtaaaaaataatttgCAACAAATTAGCATCAAATGTTCCACTATTATCGGCAAGTGATATATTTGGTGtaattgtaaatatatatatagaaaggGGTCACATTATATTATATAAACACAACTATTTAACTTATACACATAATTATACAGCTAAATGTATCCTTTTTATTATGAAGACATACATTTTACCCTCAAAACAGATCTGTGGTCCGACAACGTCAGCTGCTCCACTTGTGATTTGAAATGCAAAATGGTCGATGGGACAGACCTTGGAAAGCTTGCATTTTGGGGAGGCTGCAGGTGTAGCTGATGTATAACACAGTGACAAATAACTGAAATGACTGTTGTTTCCAcatgaatataaaaaaacaatGCATAAATAACAAATATGCACACTTACTGGTAGAGACCCTGGATATCTCATGAACACCTTAAATGAATGAAAATCATAATGAAATTACAGCCCAACAGTGAAGCAGGACAAGGACAAGAatgagactgttaccacccatccttcagtctttttaccccattgccttctggcaggcgatactgaagcattcggtctcgcacatGCAGACTGGactacagtttctttccaagggccactAGGCTTCTGAATGAACACTGATATGGATATTTATACACTGtcgacacactcacactagtcactttacacactgtcacttaagctactggttgcacaatccacaatattgcactaattgtaccctacttgtctctaggttagtataggatattatgtgtattataggTGTAGAATACTACTCtattatttattcttttttatattttggaggtttattatattatatgttaACTTGTTATATGTGTAAACTTGTTCTGAGttcttatatgtcatgttatgccaggttgctttgcgttgtctcgtCCTAAgtatttcagtgcccagtctgaccctgtgcatcttacaataaaatacttgaacAATGATAACTGAAAATTCAAGCTTACTGAAAATGCGTTGAATGTCCCTTGCTCTCTCCTGTATGTGGAAAGAGTTGACAGAGATCCGCCATACATGcttttcatcaaaggatgatgattaagatgacgaagagacattgactgctgcggcagaaatggatgcagagaatgatgtagctactggtagttctctccccatgtattttatttacaggcttgggtggaattgtcagttacacggACATTATGAGAATTGTTACAAATCTACGCCTGTAAAAGGAGGGAACCTGAGCCCTGCCACCGCTCAGGGGATCCGAGGCCAGGGAAAGGTGTTTGTAGAGCAAGGAGTGTGAGCGAGGACACAGAAACGAATGGTACCGATGGAATACTAAGGTGTAGAATACTACTCtattatttattcttttttatattttggaggtttattatattatatgttaACTTGTTATATGTGTAAACTTGTTCTGAGttcttatatgtcatgttatgccaggttgctttgcgttgtctcgtCCTAAgtatttcagtgcccagtctgaccctgtgcatcttacaataaaatacttgaacAATGATAACTGAAAATTCAAGCTTACTGAAAATGCGTTGAATGTCCCTTGCTCTCTCCTGTATGTGGAAAGAGTTGACAGAGATCCGCCATACTAGGAGGGTGACGATGATGACAGTAGCACCATATAAAAGATCTGTAAACCATGAGACACATATTACAGACACACTAATTACATCCTAACAGTTTATTATATCAAACATGGTGATCTCACCTCGCAATCTCATCTTGACGATTAGATGACCTACTGACAGTTTTGCAAAGTAATTTACTGACAAAGTACGTCTGCATCCCTCTATTACCGCTTGCTATGAAAAACACACCCTAATCTTGAAAGTTCCAGCCATCCAGTCAGGCCACTGCAAGAGCAGGATACAGTTTGTCCACGCCCACTAAACCAAACAGGTTTCAGACTTCAGTCCCAACTTTTGTGGTGTATCCTAT
The window above is part of the Osmerus mordax isolate fOsmMor3 chromosome 1, fOsmMor3.pri, whole genome shotgun sequence genome. Proteins encoded here:
- the LOC136945547 gene encoding protein FAM3C-like isoform X2: MRLRDLLYGATVIIVTLLVWRISVNSFHIQERARDIQRIFSVHEISRVSTTTPAASPKCKLSKVCPIDHFAFQITSGAADVVGPQICFEGKIVMSGVINNVGPGINMVVVNGENGTVEKFSYLNMLIGKPEDILAFLKDIKPGMIVLVASFDDVTTKLTDEMREIFDALGSTMIKSIKHRDSWVFAGGAGTNEKSPFEKVAVSDPTSNIYEGWPEVVEIGGCFPRKI
- the LOC136945547 gene encoding protein FAM3C-like isoform X1; the encoded protein is MRLRDLLYGATVIIVTLLVWRISVNSFHIQERARDIQRIFMFIQKPSGPWKETVVQSACARPNASVSPARRQWGVHEISRVSTTTPAASPKCKLSKVCPIDHFAFQITSGAADVVGPQICFEGKIVMSGVINNVGPGINMVVVNGENGTVEKFSYLNMLIGKPEDILAFLKDIKPGMIVLVASFDDVTTKLTDEMREIFDALGSTMIKSIKHRDSWVFAGGAGTNEKSPFEKVAVSDPTSNIYEGWPEVVEIGGCFPRKI